The following nucleotide sequence is from uncultured Draconibacterium sp..
CGTTGGAAAGATGCGCCTGCCGAAGAATCTTTACCGATATACGGATGTAATGTTCTGATGGATAAAGATAACAGGGAGTTGTTTCATACGCCGGTTAACTCGTGGGGGCTTCAATCAGCTTTCGCTGATAAAATGTGGTTCTGGCCAATTGGTCATAACGAGCTAAAGCGTAATAAACGTCTCACCCAAAACCCCGGTTGGACTTATAATGATTAATTTCAATACAATACGAAGATTAAGAGCCAAAAGCAGTAAAATGAATAGTTTTTGCGGTTTACGGTTCGGGAATTAAAACAATAATCAAATGAAAAAAATATATTATATAGTACTGTTTTTTATGGTTGCGCCGTTTCTTTTCAGCGCCTGCAACGATGAATGGACAGAGGAGCAATACGAGCATTTTGTCTCTTTTAAAGCTCCGTTAAACGACCTGGGTGTGAGTCCTATTTATGTGAGCTACAAAACAGACGAGGTTTCAAATTATAAACTTCCTGTAATTGTTAGTGGGTCAACACTAAATCCTGACGATATAAGTGTAAAGGTGGCGCTTGATCCCGACACTTTAGAGGCACTGAATTACGAGCGCTTTCAAAGCAGAACTGATTTATACTATAAGCAGCTAACTGATTCGTATTTTACGATGCCTGCATCTGTTGATATTAAGGCCGGAGAAGATGTTGCACTATTGAATATCGATTTTAATTTTGAGAACATTGATTTGGCAGACAAGTGGATACTTCCGCTGACAATTTTAGACGATACGGAGAATGGCGCTTACACGCCACATCCGAGGAAACACTACAAAAGAGCCCTGTTGCGTGTGATGCCTTTTAATGATTACTCAGGAACCTATGGTGCAGCAAACCTAAAAACCTACATAAAAGGCAGCGAGAATGGTGCACCTATCGTAAAAAGTAATATCCAACTTTATGTTGTTGATGATCATACCGTTTTCTTTTATGCCGGAATGGTTGATGAAGATCGTATAGATCGTCATAATTATAAAGTTTACGCTGAATTTGATCAGGAGACAGATGAAGTGATACTGTATTCTGACAATCCTGATATGGAGTTTCAATCGTACAGCACGCCAACGTATACTGTTGATGAGCAAATGGATGTTACCCGTCCATACTTGTTAAAACGTACAACAATTGTACAAGGAATTGACTTCAGTTTTAAAGACTATTCAACATCAGACGTTGTGGATTATAATTTTACCGTTCGTGGTCAGATAGCTATGGAACGTAGAATTAATACACAAATACCAGACGAAAATCAGGCGATTGAATGGTAAACTCTTTATAGCTATTAAACCGGATATTACCAGCGTGTAGTATCCGGTTTTATTCTATCTTTTTGTTAGTTTTCCGATTCATTTAAACAATAGATAACAGAAAATAAAGACACAAATGATAAACAGAATTGGATTTTTTGCTTTGGTTTTGATGTGCAGTTTCATGCTGAGTGTAAGTGCACAAACTTTCGATCCGGTAAGCTACGTAAGTACTTTGGTGGGGACTAACTCAAAATACGAACTATCAACCGGAAATACCTATCCGGCAACAGCACTGCCCTGGGGAATGAATTTTTGGTCGCCACAAACCGGAAAAATGGGCGATGGCTGGATGTACAAATACACCGCCGATAAAATCAGAGGATTTAAACAAACCCACCAACCCAGTCCGTGGATGAACGATTACGGCCAGTTTTCGATAATGCCCGGTACCGGAAAATCTGTATTTAACGAAGATGAACGTGCAAGTTGGTTTACACACAAGGCAGAAGTAGCCAAGCCATATTACTACAGCGTTTATTTGGCCGATGTAGATGTGACTACCGAAATTGCACCTACCGAGCGGGCAGCTATTTTCCGTTTTACCTTTCCCGACAGCGAAAACTCGTACGTGGTGACCGATGCTTTCGATCGCGGTTCGTATGTAAAAATAATTCCCGAAGAGAATAAAATTATCGGCTACACAACACGCAACAGCGGCGGTGTACCTGATAATTTTAAAAACTACTTTGTAATTATATTTGATAAGCCATTCGCGAACTATGCAGTTGTAAAAGACGGCGAAATAACAAATGGAGAAAAGGTATTCGAAGGCAACCATGCCGGAGCAGTTATTGGTTTTACTACGTCGAATAATGAACAGGTGCATGCGCGGGTGGCTTCGTCTTTCATCAGCGAAGACCAAGCTGAACTTAATCTGAAAGAGCTAGGAAACGAAGGTTTTGATGAGATTGCAGAAAAGGGAAAAGCCCGCTGGAACGAAGTATTAGGTAAAATAAAAGTAGAGGATGATAATATCGATAATCTGCGTACTTTCTATTCCAACTTGTACCGGACGGTTTTGTTTCCACGAAATCTTTCAGAAATTGATGCCAACGGAAATGTAGTGCATTACAGCCCTTACAACGGGAAAGTATTAACTGGCTATATGTTTACCGATACCGGTTTTTGGGATACCTTCCGCAGTTTGTTTCCTTTCCTGAATTTTGTCTATCCATCAGAAAATGTGAAAATGCAGGAAGGCCTGGTGAACGCCTACAAAGAAAGTGGTTTTCTTCCTGAATGGGCAAGCCCCGGGCATCGAAGTATTATGGTGGGTAACAACTCGGCTTCGGTAGTGGCCGATGCCTATTTAAAAGGCCTGCGCGGTTACGACATTGAAACCTTGTGGGAAGCTTTGAAGCACGGAGCTAATAACGTTCACCCAAAAGTTGCAGCATCGGGAAGAACAGGCTACAAAGAGTACAATAAATACGGTTATATTCCGAATGATGTAAAGATCAGACAGAACGTTGCACGTACATTGGAATATGCTTACGACGACTGGACAATTTATGCTTTAGGAAAGGCTTTAGGAAAACCCGAAAGCGAAATTGGTATTTACGCCGAACGGGCAATGAACTACAAAAATCTGTACAACCCAAAAAATAAACTGATGGCCGGAAGAGCTGTAGACGGCTCCTTTTCCGATTCATTTAACCCAACCGACTGGGGCCGCGATTTCACCGAAGGAAACAGCTGGCATTATTCATGGTCGGTATTTCACGATCCGAAAGGTTTGATGACCCTGATGGGCGGACGCGAAGAATTTGTTAC
It contains:
- a CDS encoding GH92 family glycosyl hydrolase encodes the protein MINRIGFFALVLMCSFMLSVSAQTFDPVSYVSTLVGTNSKYELSTGNTYPATALPWGMNFWSPQTGKMGDGWMYKYTADKIRGFKQTHQPSPWMNDYGQFSIMPGTGKSVFNEDERASWFTHKAEVAKPYYYSVYLADVDVTTEIAPTERAAIFRFTFPDSENSYVVTDAFDRGSYVKIIPEENKIIGYTTRNSGGVPDNFKNYFVIIFDKPFANYAVVKDGEITNGEKVFEGNHAGAVIGFTTSNNEQVHARVASSFISEDQAELNLKELGNEGFDEIAEKGKARWNEVLGKIKVEDDNIDNLRTFYSNLYRTVLFPRNLSEIDANGNVVHYSPYNGKVLTGYMFTDTGFWDTFRSLFPFLNFVYPSENVKMQEGLVNAYKESGFLPEWASPGHRSIMVGNNSASVVADAYLKGLRGYDIETLWEALKHGANNVHPKVAASGRTGYKEYNKYGYIPNDVKIRQNVARTLEYAYDDWTIYALGKALGKPESEIGIYAERAMNYKNLYNPKNKLMAGRAVDGSFSDSFNPTDWGRDFTEGNSWHYSWSVFHDPKGLMTLMGGREEFVTMLDSVFIIPGSKGMDSRGMIHEMREMQVMDMGQYAHGNQPIQHMVYLYNYAGEPWKTQYWAREIMDKLYSAAPDGYCGDEDNGQTSAWYVFSSLGFYSVCPGSNEYILGSPLFNKVSIELENGNEISINAMDNSKENRYVADMELNGKKYTKNYLTHDDLMKGAVINFKMSDTPNKKRGVSESDFPYSFSNER
- a CDS encoding DUF4973 domain-containing protein, which encodes MKKIYYIVLFFMVAPFLFSACNDEWTEEQYEHFVSFKAPLNDLGVSPIYVSYKTDEVSNYKLPVIVSGSTLNPDDISVKVALDPDTLEALNYERFQSRTDLYYKQLTDSYFTMPASVDIKAGEDVALLNIDFNFENIDLADKWILPLTILDDTENGAYTPHPRKHYKRALLRVMPFNDYSGTYGAANLKTYIKGSENGAPIVKSNIQLYVVDDHTVFFYAGMVDEDRIDRHNYKVYAEFDQETDEVILYSDNPDMEFQSYSTPTYTVDEQMDVTRPYLLKRTTIVQGIDFSFKDYSTSDVVDYNFTVRGQIAMERRINTQIPDENQAIEW